Proteins from one Pyrococcus kukulkanii genomic window:
- a CDS encoding ABC transporter permease: protein MEIISPMTKFLLEKKPGRGMLLFGIAVVLMVVIMAIFAPIIAPYDPTKSTKDVFAPPSLKHPMGTNRLGQDVFSRIVWGSRVVLSVVFMATLLSMIIGIPLGLISGYYGGKIDRLLSIIMDSIYAFPALILAIVIAVVLGPSPVNTAIAISFVYVPTYFRMVRGQTLSLKNQLFVEAAHAIGAKDREVMVKYILPNLGPTVLVVFTLSVADAILTEAGLSFLGLSVTPPTPDWGYDLRVGQPFLLDGYWWLVFFPGVMIMLLAMAFALIGEALNERISLGVR from the coding sequence ATGGAGATAATAAGTCCAATGACAAAGTTTCTCCTAGAGAAAAAGCCCGGAAGAGGAATGCTACTCTTTGGAATAGCTGTAGTTCTCATGGTAGTTATAATGGCAATTTTCGCTCCAATAATTGCCCCATACGATCCAACCAAGAGCACTAAGGACGTTTTTGCTCCTCCAAGCCTTAAGCATCCCATGGGAACTAACAGGTTAGGACAAGATGTGTTCTCAAGGATAGTCTGGGGATCGAGGGTGGTTCTCTCGGTAGTTTTCATGGCCACCCTCCTATCTATGATCATTGGAATTCCCCTGGGTCTGATCTCAGGCTACTATGGAGGGAAAATCGACAGGTTACTGAGCATAATAATGGACAGCATTTATGCATTCCCAGCCTTGATATTGGCAATTGTCATTGCGGTAGTTTTGGGGCCAAGCCCCGTGAACACTGCAATAGCGATAAGTTTCGTTTACGTACCTACTTATTTCAGGATGGTTAGAGGGCAGACATTAAGCCTAAAGAACCAGCTGTTCGTTGAGGCCGCGCATGCCATAGGAGCGAAGGACAGGGAAGTTATGGTGAAGTACATACTCCCAAATCTGGGCCCGACGGTTCTTGTAGTATTCACGCTGAGCGTTGCCGATGCTATACTAACGGAGGCAGGTTTAAGTTTTCTTGGTCTTTCCGTGACGCCGCCAACGCCAGACTGGGGCTACGATCTGAGGGTAGGTCAGCCGTTCTTGCTTGACGGCTATTGGTGGCTGGTCTTCTTCCCTGGAGTGATGATCATGCTCCTAGCGATGGCATTCGCACTGATAGGTGAAGCTCTAAACGAGAGAATTTCCCTGGGGGTGAGGTAA
- a CDS encoding ABC transporter permease, with amino-acid sequence MSRGLGRYILIRASMIIPTILILYTVVFIFLRILPGNPILAVVGTKSISPEQLEHLMKMAGLDKPYHVQYFEYLWNILHGDFGVTLAFPMGKPVWDYLKQRFPATLELTIWAFTISVLLGLLTGVLGATKKGTKVDTSMRLYSIIAYTLFIPWFGMMLQYIFGVKLHLLPTSGRLDPGVHLQTITGLYVLDSILTGNWDALVSAVRHLILPAFTLGIVLSGAYTRLVRNNMVDVLSQDFIRAYHARGVPPRKVTWYALKNAFIPVVTLMGLQFAILLGGAVLTETTFSWPGMGTFIVDRIDYRDYNAIQGAVIFFAFFVGLISLIVDVIYAILDPRVKY; translated from the coding sequence ATGAGTAGGGGACTAGGAAGGTATATCCTTATTAGAGCCTCTATGATCATCCCAACGATCCTAATTTTATATACGGTGGTGTTCATATTCTTGAGAATTCTTCCAGGAAACCCAATATTGGCGGTAGTGGGAACTAAGAGTATCTCACCAGAGCAATTGGAGCATTTAATGAAGATGGCCGGTCTGGACAAGCCATATCACGTTCAATATTTTGAGTACCTTTGGAACATTCTTCATGGAGATTTCGGAGTAACCTTAGCGTTTCCAATGGGTAAACCGGTGTGGGATTATTTAAAGCAGAGGTTCCCGGCAACCCTCGAATTAACGATTTGGGCATTTACAATTAGTGTCCTCTTAGGCTTGCTTACAGGAGTCTTAGGGGCAACGAAAAAAGGGACAAAAGTGGACACTTCAATGAGACTCTATAGTATAATAGCGTACACGCTCTTCATACCATGGTTCGGCATGATGCTTCAGTACATATTTGGAGTAAAACTTCACCTCCTCCCGACCTCTGGAAGACTTGACCCAGGAGTTCATCTACAAACAATAACAGGCCTATACGTACTCGACAGCATACTAACCGGAAACTGGGATGCCCTAGTTAGTGCCGTAAGGCACTTAATACTACCCGCATTTACCCTTGGAATTGTTCTCAGCGGTGCATATACAAGGTTGGTTAGGAATAACATGGTGGATGTATTAAGTCAAGACTTCATAAGGGCCTACCATGCGAGGGGCGTTCCCCCGAGAAAGGTTACATGGTACGCTCTAAAGAATGCTTTTATTCCTGTGGTTACCTTAATGGGACTCCAGTTTGCAATACTCCTCGGTGGTGCAGTTTTAACGGAAACTACTTTCAGCTGGCCCGGGATGGGAACCTTTATAGTCGACAGGATAGATTATAGGGACTACAATGCAATTCAAGGTGCGGTAATATTCTTCGCGTTCTTCGTGGGCTTAATTAGCCTGATAGTTGACGTGATCTATGCAATCCTCGATCCAAGGGTTAAGTACTGA
- a CDS encoding MoaD/ThiS family protein → MIKVKVIGRGIEREVEWRKGMRVRDVLREVGFNTESAIAKVNGKVALEDKEVEDGDFVEVIPVVSGG, encoded by the coding sequence ATGATAAAGGTAAAAGTCATTGGCAGGGGGATTGAGAGGGAGGTTGAGTGGAGAAAAGGAATGAGAGTAAGGGACGTTCTTAGGGAAGTAGGGTTCAATACGGAAAGTGCCATAGCTAAGGTCAATGGCAAAGTTGCCCTTGAGGACAAGGAAGTGGAAGATGGGGATTTCGTTGAAGTGATCCCTGTAGTTTCTGGCGGTTGA
- a CDS encoding ZPR1 zinc finger domain-containing protein, which yields MEEELKPEKIQEIKLGDCPICGGKGTLKAIQFIHKIPYFGEVMESTVICERCGYRSADVMILEEKEPRLYEIKVENEKDLFTRVVRSKSGTIELEELGIKIEPGPAAQGFVSNIEGVLERAKEVLLMARDFKKEENDEEAVKKIDKLLKYIEDVKEGKKPLTIRIMDPFGNSALIGEKVKSRRLTKEEIKKLSTGPYVVIDPEARQ from the coding sequence GTGGAAGAGGAACTCAAACCGGAGAAAATTCAAGAGATTAAGCTAGGAGACTGCCCGATTTGTGGAGGTAAGGGAACGTTAAAGGCAATCCAGTTCATTCACAAGATCCCCTACTTCGGCGAGGTCATGGAGTCAACAGTAATCTGCGAGAGGTGCGGCTACAGGAGTGCAGATGTCATGATTCTTGAGGAAAAGGAGCCGAGGCTGTACGAGATCAAGGTAGAGAACGAGAAAGACCTCTTCACGAGGGTAGTTAGAAGCAAGAGTGGAACTATAGAGCTTGAGGAGCTCGGAATAAAGATAGAGCCCGGACCAGCAGCCCAAGGGTTTGTAAGCAACATAGAGGGAGTTCTGGAGAGGGCAAAGGAAGTTCTCCTCATGGCAAGAGACTTCAAGAAGGAGGAGAACGATGAAGAGGCCGTAAAGAAGATAGATAAGTTGTTGAAGTACATCGAAGATGTTAAGGAAGGCAAAAAACCCCTGACCATCAGGATTATGGATCCCTTTGGCAACAGCGCCCTGATAGGGGAGAAAGTCAAGAGCAGGAGATTGACAAAGGAGGAAATAAAGAAGCTTAGCACCGGACCTTACGTAGTCATTGATCCAGAGGCTCGGCAATAA
- a CDS encoding class I SAM-dependent methyltransferase, with translation MLTEEHVRTAEEMIRKGYDEKKIRRALGLPEEEFKLALEVARARIKAKDKFSRTDLWFDLEGLRYATHEIVADYRGRRLKEQGVESIADVSCGVGIQLIFFAKHGIRAVGVDIDPLKIEFARRNAEKYGVNIEFLVGDSLNPDIIEKIDAKVIFSDPARPPEVPERNLEDLLPSPLKVYEAYKEKAEAFIFDLPPQIRREKVPWKGEFEYIDLYGHVNRLTFYTEPLAKAERSAVILPQGARLESNPELENIVDETKTPERYLYEIPQAIDYADLINELFHKVKGELKLLLREKRRILATGDEEIKSEYFKRSYVVVATMPFHPVRINDFLRKEGYGRATLRMSVPEEEYWRIRRKIEQGLKGEKRAFVFKVRDLAVIAEPLDQ, from the coding sequence ATGCTCACTGAGGAGCACGTTAGAACGGCGGAGGAGATGATAAGAAAGGGGTACGATGAGAAGAAGATAAGGAGAGCTTTAGGCCTTCCTGAGGAAGAATTTAAATTAGCGTTGGAGGTGGCTAGGGCTAGAATAAAGGCGAAGGATAAGTTCTCAAGAACCGACCTCTGGTTTGATCTCGAGGGGCTTAGATATGCGACCCATGAAATTGTGGCTGACTACAGGGGAAGGAGGTTGAAGGAGCAGGGAGTGGAGAGCATAGCTGACGTTTCCTGTGGCGTTGGAATTCAGCTGATATTCTTCGCCAAGCATGGGATAAGGGCAGTGGGCGTTGATATAGATCCCCTAAAGATAGAGTTCGCAAGAAGAAACGCGGAGAAGTATGGGGTTAACATCGAGTTCCTTGTTGGTGATTCTTTGAACCCAGATATTATTGAGAAGATTGATGCGAAAGTTATATTCTCCGACCCTGCAAGGCCCCCAGAGGTTCCGGAGAGAAACCTTGAGGATCTCCTTCCGAGTCCTTTAAAGGTGTACGAGGCCTATAAGGAAAAAGCTGAAGCTTTCATCTTCGATCTACCCCCCCAGATAAGGCGCGAAAAGGTTCCGTGGAAGGGCGAGTTCGAGTACATAGACCTCTACGGCCACGTTAATAGGCTAACCTTCTACACCGAACCCTTGGCTAAGGCCGAGAGAAGTGCCGTCATATTGCCCCAGGGAGCAAGGCTCGAGAGTAACCCTGAGCTGGAGAACATAGTTGATGAAACCAAAACTCCCGAGAGGTATCTTTATGAAATTCCTCAGGCTATAGACTACGCAGACCTAATAAACGAGCTCTTCCACAAGGTTAAAGGCGAACTTAAGCTTTTGTTGAGGGAGAAGAGGAGGATCCTTGCCACAGGAGATGAAGAAATAAAGAGCGAGTACTTCAAGAGATCCTATGTTGTCGTTGCAACAATGCCATTCCATCCGGTGAGGATAAACGACTTTCTAAGGAAGGAGGGCTACGGAAGGGCCACCCTGAGGATGAGCGTTCCTGAGGAGGAGTACTGGAGAATAAGGAGGAAGATTGAGCAGGGGCTTAAGGGAGAGAAGAGGGCCTTCGTCTTCAAGGTTAGGGATTTAGCTGTTATTGCCGAGCCTCTGGATCAATGA
- a CDS encoding ABC transporter substrate-binding protein → MMLKAQVFALVLLLALGVVASGCIGGQQTQTKEEVTQIVIGVTDKVTDLDPSNAYDFYTWEVLNNIMEGLVKYKPGTLEIEPAIAERWEVNEDSTVWTFYLRKDVKFADGTPLTAKDVVRSIKRVMKINGDPAWLVTDFVKDVVAKDDYTVVFYLKQPTSYFLALLTTPPYFPVHPNYSDTQIESDATYGGAGPYRIVKWVRDEELVLEVNPYYYGEKPKTKRIVIKFYRDASTMRLALQNGEIDIAWRTLRPSDIKSLQQGGNFNVIEIPGGFIRYICLNTKTDPTKNVKVRQALAAAIDRKEIAEKVFMGTVEPLYSLIPNGMWSHIDAFKEKYGDANVELAKKLLQEAGYSESNPLQITLWYTPTHYGDTEADLAQILKEQWERTGMIKVDIKSAEWGTYVDYARKGQMQVYLLGWYPDYLDPDDYTTPFLKSTANSWAGTGYANPTVDELLTKAQRLTDQNERTKLYEEVQRILAEDVPYIPLVQGKLYLVTQKNVKGVVIGPDMIFRYSTLYKE, encoded by the coding sequence ATGATGTTGAAAGCGCAAGTTTTTGCATTGGTGTTGCTTTTAGCCCTCGGAGTTGTGGCAAGTGGATGTATAGGAGGGCAACAAACCCAGACAAAAGAGGAGGTTACGCAAATAGTAATTGGTGTTACCGATAAGGTCACCGACCTCGATCCTTCAAATGCTTATGATTTCTATACTTGGGAAGTCTTGAACAACATAATGGAGGGCCTAGTCAAGTACAAACCAGGGACCCTGGAAATTGAACCTGCAATTGCAGAAAGGTGGGAAGTAAACGAGGATTCGACTGTCTGGACTTTCTACCTAAGAAAGGACGTAAAGTTTGCTGACGGAACACCTTTAACCGCTAAAGATGTGGTTAGGAGCATAAAGAGAGTAATGAAGATTAATGGGGATCCAGCCTGGCTTGTAACTGACTTCGTCAAAGATGTCGTCGCTAAAGATGACTATACGGTAGTATTCTACCTTAAACAACCTACGAGCTATTTCCTTGCACTACTGACTACACCCCCATACTTCCCAGTTCACCCTAACTACTCTGATACTCAAATAGAGAGCGATGCAACATATGGAGGAGCCGGCCCCTATAGGATCGTCAAGTGGGTCAGAGATGAAGAATTAGTCCTTGAAGTTAACCCCTACTATTACGGAGAGAAGCCGAAGACGAAGAGGATAGTTATCAAGTTTTACAGGGATGCCTCAACAATGAGGCTGGCCCTACAGAACGGTGAAATTGATATAGCCTGGAGAACGCTAAGGCCAAGCGACATAAAGAGCCTTCAGCAAGGTGGCAACTTTAACGTTATCGAAATCCCAGGTGGTTTCATAAGGTACATATGTCTGAACACAAAGACTGACCCAACTAAGAATGTAAAAGTAAGGCAGGCCTTGGCTGCAGCAATTGACAGAAAGGAGATTGCGGAGAAGGTTTTCATGGGAACTGTCGAACCCCTGTACAGCTTAATTCCAAACGGAATGTGGAGCCACATAGATGCATTCAAGGAGAAGTACGGAGATGCAAACGTAGAGCTCGCAAAGAAGCTACTGCAAGAAGCAGGCTACAGCGAGAGCAATCCACTCCAGATAACCCTCTGGTACACGCCAACCCACTATGGAGATACCGAGGCTGATCTGGCACAGATCCTTAAGGAACAGTGGGAAAGGACTGGAATGATCAAGGTTGACATAAAGAGTGCGGAGTGGGGAACCTACGTTGACTACGCAAGGAAAGGACAGATGCAAGTCTATCTCCTGGGCTGGTATCCAGATTACCTTGATCCAGATGACTACACAACGCCGTTCCTTAAGAGCACAGCCAACAGTTGGGCTGGAACTGGCTATGCCAATCCAACGGTAGATGAACTCCTAACCAAGGCTCAGAGGCTCACAGATCAGAACGAAAGGACTAAGTTATACGAGGAAGTGCAGAGGATACTTGCAGAGGACGTTCCATACATACCGCTCGTGCAAGGTAAGCTGTACCTGGTCACCCAAAAGAACGTTAAGGGAGTTGTAATTGGCCCAGACATGATATTCCGCTACTCTACACTCTATAAAGAGTAA
- a CDS encoding ABC transporter ATP-binding protein has product MSEPLLKVENLKKYFPIKRGIIETLRRAPVRYVKAVDGISFEIKRGEVLALIGESGCGKTTAGRTILRLIEPTDGRIIFDGVDITKLSREELRPFRRRMQIIFQDPYASLSPRMKIGDAIAHPLLVHGLADKEGAKELALKMLRRVGLTPEDEFYERYPHHLSGGQRQRVVIARAMILKPEFVVADEAVSMIDVSMRAAILDLLESFRKEYNMSQLFITHDIAVGKLIADRIAVMYLGKIVEIGPTDEVLKNPAHPYTMALIQAVPSIARKKERKIEITGEVPNAANPPSGCRFHPRCPLATEECKSKEPELIEVSHEHFVACHHPLR; this is encoded by the coding sequence ATGAGTGAGCCCCTCCTGAAAGTTGAGAACCTGAAGAAGTACTTCCCTATAAAAAGAGGAATAATTGAAACACTTAGGAGGGCACCAGTAAGGTACGTTAAAGCCGTAGATGGCATAAGTTTTGAAATAAAGAGAGGAGAAGTTCTTGCACTCATAGGTGAAAGTGGATGCGGAAAGACCACAGCGGGAAGAACTATACTGAGGCTAATAGAACCGACCGACGGAAGGATAATCTTTGATGGGGTTGATATAACTAAGTTAAGCAGGGAAGAGCTTAGACCATTCAGGAGGAGGATGCAGATAATATTCCAAGACCCATACGCGAGCTTAAGCCCCAGGATGAAAATAGGAGATGCGATAGCACACCCACTTCTGGTTCATGGACTTGCAGATAAGGAAGGGGCAAAAGAGCTAGCCCTGAAAATGCTCAGGAGGGTAGGGTTAACTCCTGAAGATGAGTTTTACGAGAGGTACCCACACCACTTAAGCGGAGGACAGAGGCAGAGAGTTGTAATAGCTAGGGCAATGATCCTCAAACCGGAATTCGTAGTTGCAGATGAAGCAGTTTCAATGATTGACGTATCAATGAGGGCCGCAATTCTCGACTTGCTAGAGAGCTTCAGGAAAGAATACAATATGAGCCAACTCTTCATTACGCACGATATTGCAGTGGGGAAGCTAATAGCCGACAGGATAGCGGTAATGTACCTAGGCAAGATAGTCGAGATAGGGCCCACGGATGAAGTCCTTAAGAACCCGGCCCATCCCTATACGATGGCCCTAATTCAGGCTGTTCCCTCAATAGCGAGAAAAAAGGAGAGGAAAATTGAGATCACCGGAGAGGTTCCAAACGCCGCTAATCCTCCAAGCGGTTGCAGATTCCACCCAAGATGCCCCCTAGCAACTGAAGAGTGCAAGAGTAAGGAACCAGAGTTAATTGAGGTCTCCCATGAACACTTTGTGGCTTGCCACCACCCGTTAAGGTGA
- a CDS encoding glycoside hydrolase family 130 protein, whose amino-acid sequence MLRKLPFPILLPSADGFDCKNAYNPSVIYRKGKFIMLYRGECKDRKTGRIGLAISEDGINFTKFPEPVLEPEYPWEAKGVEDPRVVKLGKKYVMTYTGYDGKIARLCIATSKNLLSWKKHGPIFDDFPENYLRPRGWTKSGAILPVKVNGKYIMYFGDSNIWIAYSKDGKNWEYSEKPILSPGELLLIEPGPPPLLTDKGIVLFYNSADKSLVYRVRVAVFDKKNPGKVIWNSGTPILEPEYPWEKFGHVNNVVFLEGLVGDNERTLFYYGAADRYIGLAVWKGSVEMLLQALGFSKPI is encoded by the coding sequence ATGCTTAGAAAGCTTCCCTTCCCAATTTTATTGCCGTCAGCAGATGGCTTTGACTGCAAAAACGCATACAACCCCTCAGTGATTTATAGAAAAGGGAAGTTTATCATGCTGTACAGGGGTGAATGCAAAGACAGAAAAACTGGAAGAATAGGCCTAGCGATAAGTGAAGATGGCATTAACTTCACTAAATTTCCAGAACCTGTACTTGAGCCTGAATATCCCTGGGAAGCAAAAGGTGTTGAGGATCCAAGGGTGGTAAAGTTAGGAAAGAAGTACGTGATGACGTACACAGGTTACGATGGGAAGATCGCGAGGCTCTGCATAGCAACTTCAAAGAACTTACTCTCATGGAAAAAGCATGGGCCTATATTTGATGACTTTCCAGAGAATTACCTGAGGCCAAGGGGATGGACGAAAAGCGGTGCAATACTCCCAGTTAAGGTCAATGGAAAATACATCATGTACTTCGGAGATTCAAACATTTGGATTGCATACTCAAAGGACGGTAAAAATTGGGAGTACTCAGAAAAGCCAATTCTAAGCCCAGGAGAGCTGTTGTTGATAGAACCGGGGCCTCCACCCTTATTAACCGATAAAGGCATCGTACTCTTCTACAACTCGGCGGATAAGAGTTTAGTCTACAGAGTTAGGGTTGCCGTCTTTGATAAAAAGAATCCAGGGAAGGTAATATGGAACTCAGGGACTCCAATTTTAGAGCCCGAATATCCCTGGGAAAAGTTTGGCCACGTTAATAACGTTGTATTTTTGGAAGGACTAGTGGGGGATAACGAGAGGACGCTCTTCTACTATGGGGCAGCCGATAGGTATATTGGTTTAGCAGTATGGAAAGGGAGCGTTGAGATGTTACTACAAGCATTGGGATTTTCAAAACCTATATAA
- a CDS encoding TRAM domain-containing protein, which yields MYGGKGGKKKFNGGPRRFEAPVKVGERYKVKIEGMGKGGDGIARIKGFVIFVPHTHVGDEVEIVINSVKKRFAFAEVVE from the coding sequence ATGTATGGTGGAAAAGGTGGAAAGAAAAAGTTTAATGGAGGGCCCAGGAGATTTGAAGCCCCAGTTAAAGTTGGAGAAAGGTACAAAGTTAAGATCGAGGGCATGGGCAAAGGTGGAGATGGAATAGCCAGAATTAAGGGTTTTGTGATATTCGTTCCCCACACCCACGTTGGGGACGAGGTCGAGATAGTGATAAACTCGGTTAAGAAGAGGTTTGCATTTGCGGAAGTTGTTGAGTGA
- a CDS encoding ABC transporter ATP-binding protein has product MLLEVKDLSIYYYTLSGVVKAVEGVTFSIDEKEWVTFVGESGSGKSTVASAIIRLVPPPGKIVSGQIMFEGKDLLKLSEEEMRQIRGKDISMVFQDPMTSLDPLRKIGDQLVEAMTVHGVDEDEAKERAKELLEKVNIPPDRFDYYPHQLSGGQRQRVSIAIAMAFNPKLLIADEPTTALDVIVQDSIMDLIQSLKEEGTSIFFVTHDISLAAERSDKIAVMYAGKLVEFGTVEQIVENPLHPYTQALLNSVPDLWTEKPVKAIPGYPPDLRNPPRGCRFHPRCHIFAEKGELKGLCDAEEPMMIEYEKGHFVACHLYGGSRNE; this is encoded by the coding sequence ATGCTACTGGAAGTTAAAGACCTCTCCATTTATTATTACACGCTCTCGGGAGTCGTCAAGGCAGTTGAAGGAGTAACATTCTCCATAGACGAGAAAGAGTGGGTAACGTTCGTTGGGGAGAGTGGCAGCGGAAAGTCAACCGTTGCTAGTGCCATAATCAGGCTGGTTCCACCCCCAGGAAAAATAGTTAGTGGTCAAATAATGTTCGAAGGAAAGGATCTGCTAAAGCTAAGTGAGGAGGAGATGAGGCAAATTAGAGGAAAAGATATCAGTATGGTGTTCCAAGATCCCATGACGAGCCTAGATCCCTTAAGAAAGATAGGAGATCAGCTCGTTGAAGCAATGACCGTTCACGGAGTCGATGAAGATGAAGCCAAAGAAAGGGCAAAAGAACTACTCGAAAAGGTAAACATTCCTCCGGACAGGTTCGATTACTATCCACACCAGCTCTCTGGAGGTCAGAGACAGAGGGTCAGCATTGCAATTGCAATGGCTTTTAATCCAAAATTACTCATCGCCGACGAGCCTACTACCGCCCTAGATGTTATAGTTCAGGATTCCATTATGGATCTAATTCAAAGCCTGAAGGAAGAGGGAACAAGCATATTCTTCGTGACCCACGACATTTCACTCGCGGCTGAGAGGAGCGATAAGATAGCGGTAATGTACGCCGGAAAGCTCGTAGAGTTTGGAACCGTTGAACAGATTGTGGAAAATCCCCTCCATCCCTACACCCAGGCCCTTCTCAATAGCGTTCCCGACTTATGGACCGAGAAGCCCGTCAAGGCCATTCCAGGTTACCCACCGGACTTAAGAAATCCGCCAAGGGGGTGCAGATTTCATCCAAGATGCCATATTTTCGCAGAGAAAGGAGAGCTGAAGGGACTGTGCGATGCAGAAGAGCCGATGATGATCGAATACGAGAAGGGGCACTTCGTTGCCTGTCATCTCTATGGAGGGAGCAGAAATGAGTGA
- a CDS encoding bifunctional L-myo-inositol-1-phosphate cytidylyltransferase/CDP-L-myo-inositol myo-inositolphosphotransferase, with product MKAVILAAGYGTRMGEKPKGLIRVAGRELIYRTIKNLQKFGVSEFVIVTNEKYREPYEEFVRKHNLNAEIVVNPRPERGNGFSLHVAKGHVTGRFVLVMSDHIYEERFYELAVKGRGLIADRKPMFVDVDEATKVKVKNGRVEDIGKQLEEWDALDTGFFVLDDSIFEVTERLAKEREVVELRDVVREARLEVTFVDGLFWMDVDTPEELKKARKLIVYTSVKGVGDGFISRHLNRKISTRISVLLVEHFTPNQLTVITFLFGIFSGLMNLISVPLAGILYQISSILDGVDGEIARARMQTSKFGGYFDSILDRYVDFTFLLTLAYVSIREPIWWVIAGIAMFSSAMVSYSTERFRGAYCVDAYKVIPPLRRIPGKRDERIFTTMLFTLLGWIKPLFALLAVWSTLRVAITIYLVRRWDHAH from the coding sequence GTGAAAGCGGTAATACTGGCCGCGGGATACGGGACGAGGATGGGTGAGAAGCCGAAGGGTCTAATCAGGGTTGCAGGCAGGGAACTTATCTACAGGACGATCAAAAACCTCCAGAAGTTTGGAGTGAGCGAGTTCGTGATAGTGACGAACGAAAAGTACAGAGAGCCCTACGAGGAGTTCGTGAGGAAGCATAACCTTAACGCCGAGATTGTAGTTAATCCAAGGCCCGAGAGGGGCAACGGCTTTTCCCTTCACGTAGCTAAAGGGCACGTAACAGGCAGGTTCGTGCTCGTCATGAGCGATCACATCTACGAGGAGAGGTTTTACGAGCTTGCCGTTAAGGGTCGAGGACTAATAGCGGATAGAAAGCCTATGTTCGTTGATGTTGATGAGGCAACAAAGGTTAAGGTGAAGAATGGAAGGGTTGAAGATATAGGGAAGCAGCTTGAGGAGTGGGATGCCCTAGACACTGGCTTTTTCGTGCTTGACGACTCGATATTTGAAGTTACCGAGAGATTAGCTAAGGAAAGGGAAGTTGTCGAGCTTAGGGACGTTGTGAGGGAGGCAAGGCTTGAGGTTACCTTTGTGGATGGCCTCTTCTGGATGGACGTTGACACGCCGGAGGAGCTCAAGAAGGCGAGGAAGCTCATAGTTTACACCTCCGTTAAGGGGGTTGGAGATGGATTCATAAGCAGGCACTTAAACAGGAAGATCTCTACAAGGATCTCCGTTTTATTGGTTGAGCACTTCACGCCCAATCAGCTCACCGTTATAACATTCCTTTTTGGCATATTCTCGGGTCTAATGAACCTCATCAGTGTCCCATTGGCTGGAATCCTGTATCAGATAAGCTCAATTCTCGATGGCGTCGATGGAGAGATAGCGAGGGCCAGGATGCAGACGAGTAAGTTCGGCGGCTACTTCGACTCAATACTTGACAGGTACGTTGACTTTACGTTCCTCCTGACCTTAGCTTATGTTTCAATAAGGGAACCCATATGGTGGGTTATAGCTGGAATTGCAATGTTCTCCTCGGCTATGGTTAGCTACTCAACCGAGAGGTTTAGGGGGGCCTACTGTGTCGATGCCTATAAGGTAATCCCACCACTAAGGAGGATCCCAGGAAAGAGAGACGAGAGGATATTCACAACAATGCTCTTTACACTGCTTGGATGGATAAAGCCTCTGTTTGCTCTACTTGCAGTGTGGAGTACGTTGAGGGTTGCAATCACTATCTACCTCGTCAGGAGGTGGGATCATGCTCACTGA
- a CDS encoding PIN domain-containing protein produces the protein METERLFGCTGKFRVKKMFMQERERFDPVFKYLSEFILENIELGIIELLPPNKEILNEADTLSKEFGLLPNDALIAATCKFYKISKIATFDKDF, from the coding sequence ATGGAAACAGAAAGGTTATTTGGCTGTACCGGAAAATTCAGGGTTAAGAAAATGTTCATGCAGGAACGGGAGAGATTTGACCCTGTTTTTAAGTATCTCTCGGAGTTTATACTGGAGAACATTGAGCTTGGGATTATAGAGTTGCTCCCACCTAATAAGGAAATCCTAAACGAAGCAGATACTCTCTCCAAGGAATTTGGTTTATTGCCAAATGATGCTCTCATAGCAGCCACCTGCAAGTTTTATAAGATTTCGAAAATTGCCACCTTTGATAAGGATTTTTGA